TTGCGCAAACTCGCCGACGGCAACCTCAACTTTGACGTGGTTCCCCACAGCGACAAAGACGAGATTCGCAGTGCCCTCAAAGAGCTGGGCAACGACATGAACGAAATCATGTCCCAGGTGCAGGTCGCCGGCGAGCAGATTGCCGCCGGGTCCACCGAAGTCTCCGATTCCAGTCAGGCCTTATCACAAGGTGCCACGGAATCCGCCAGTTCCCTCGAAGAGATCTCCGCCTCCATGCAGGAGCTCAGCAGCCAGATTAAGCTCAGCGCCGATAACGCCGGCCAGGCCAGCCAGCTCGCCGGACAGGCGCGCACCGCGGCGGACAACGGCAAAGACAGCATGCAGGACATGATCGGCGCCATGGACGACATCAGCGCTTCCGGACAGGACATCGCCAAGATCATCAAAGTGATCGACGAGATTGCCTTTCAAACCAATCTTCTCGCCCTCAACGCCGCCGTCGAAGCCGCCCGAGCCGGGCAGCACGGCAAAGGATTCGCCGTTGTCGCCGAAGAAGTACGCAACCTGGCCGCCCGCAGTGCCAAAGCCGCCAGCGAAACCGCTGAACTGATCGAAGGCTCCGTCAAGAAAGCTGAAAACGGCGTCACCATAGCCGATCGCACCGCCAGTGGCTTCAACGACATCGTTGACAGCATTGTCAAAGTCACCGACCTGGTCGCTGAGATCGCCTCGGCCAGCAACGAGCAGGCCCAAGGTATCCAGCAGGTCAGTATCGGTTTAAGCCAGATCGATCAGGTCACCCAGCAGAACACCGCCAGTGCCGAAGAGGGCGCTGCCGCGGCCGAAGAGTTGTCCAGCCAGGCCGATCAACTGCGCCAGATGCTGGGACGCTTCGTCCTCAAAAAAGGCCATGGTCGTGCGGTTGTGTATCAACCTGAGCCTGCACCTGCTCCGGTAGGGTGGCAAGAGCCCGACGTTCCGGTAGAGCGGGTGGCTTATGAGCGTAAACCCCATGCCGCGCCGACCGAGCGACCTGCGGAGCAAGATGATGTCCGGATTTCGCTTGATGATGAGGAATTCGGACGCTATTAACGGATCTTTTTTTACACCTTCTTTGTTTGTCCTTCCCCGATAAACGCAACAAAAAGAGCGGCTCTGGTCGCTCTTTTTGTTGCGTTTGACCTCCTTTCACATGGCGTGGTACAACCTGTGAATTGCCTTTCAAAGGAGTCCGGTTGTGCATACGATGCTCAGAATGATTTTGACCTCCCGGGTCTATGATGCTGCTGTTGAAACACCGTTGGAGTCGGCAGCAACACTATCCGCTACATTGAACAATCATATCTGGTTGAAACGCGAAGACCTGCAACCGGTTTTTTCGTTTAAACTGCGCGGTGCCTACAACCGCATGGCCCAGCTCACCGAGGAGGAAAAACGTCGGGGTGTGATTGCCGCTTCGGCAGGGAATCATGCTCAAGGGGTTGCCTTTTCCGCGCGCCAGTTAGGAATTAAAGCCGTGATTGTCATGCCGGCCACCACTCCGGCCATTAAGGTTTCCGCGGTCAAAGGCTATGGCGCCCAGGTGGTTCTGCACGGTGATAATTATTCTGAAGCGGCTGAGCGTTGTACGGCCTTGATTGAAGAAAGCGGCATGGTGTTCATCCATCCCTTTGACGACGATTATGTCATTGCCGGTCAGGGAACCATTGGTGATGAGATTCTGCGCCAGAGCGCCGGTCGTCTTGATGCCATTTTTGTTCCCGTTGGTGGTGGTGGGTTGATCGCCGGCATTGCCAGTTTCATCAAAGCGGTCTGTCCTGACGTCAAGGTGATTGGTGTTGAACCGGAAGACAGTGATGCCATGAGTCGATCCCTGGAGTTCGGCTCGCGCATTTCGTTGGATTCCGTCGGAATTTTTGCCGATGGTGTTGCCGTGCGGGAGGTGGGACAACGGACGTTTGAATTATGTCGTCAATATGTCGATGACATGGTGCGGGTCAACACCGATGAAATTTGCAGCGGCATCAAAACCATTTACCAGGAAACCCGTTCCATTGTTGAGCCTGCCGGCGCCCTGGCCGTTGCTGGATTGCAGAAATATGTGCAGGAGAACGGCATTTCCGGCCAACACCTGGTGGCGGTTAATTCCGGTGCCAACATGAACTTTGATCGGCTGCGCTACGTGGCCGAGCGCACCCAGATTGGAGAAAAGAAGGAAGCGCTTTATGCCGTGACCATTCCTGAGCGCCCGGGTGCGTTGCGACATTTGTGTACCACCTTGCTCAATGAACGCAACATCACCGAATTTAACTATCGGCTGGCCGGACGCAAGGATGCCTATATTTTTGTCGGCCTGTCCGTCAGGGATTCTCAGGAACGCCTTGACTTCCTGAGCTTGTTGCAAAACAACGGCTACGATTGCCTCGACATGACCGATAACGATCTGGCCAAAACCCATATCCGTTACATGGTCGGCGGCCATTCCCGTCAAGTGGGCAAAGAATTTCTCTACCGTTTCTGGTTCCCCGAACGTCCGGGAGCCCTGGCACGCTTTCTTTCGGCCATGGGCAGTAACTGGAATATCTCTTTGTTTCATTACCGTGCCCAGGGCGGCGATTTTGGCCGGGTTCTGGTGGGCCTGGAGGTTCCGGAAGATCAACACGATCAACTCACTGCGTTTCTCGATCATCTGGGATATTACTACATTGAAGAAACATTCAATCCCGCCTATAAACGCTTTTTGCAGGGCGGATAACGTTTCAGCAGGAAGTTGTTATATTGTTAGCATCTGATCAAATCGCGACCACGGATCGACTTCACTCAGGGTTAATAGTTGACAGTTATGCTCAGGAATGCTAAGTGTGACCCCTAACTCTACGCACCAGAGGAGGTTACACGTGTTCAAAACGTTAAAAGAAGATATTGACGCGGTATTTCAACGTGACCCGGCCGTCCGCAGCACTCTTGAGGTGGTTGTCTGCTATCCGGGGTTTCATGCCCTGCAACTTCATCGTCTTGCGCATAAATTGTGGAACATCAAATGGTACTTTCTAGCCCGGTGTATTTCACAATTCGGCCGTTTTGTCACCGGCATTGAGATCCATCCCGGCGCCCGTATCGGACGTGGTTTTTTTATTGATCACGGTATGGGAGTGGTGATCGGAGAGACCGCTGAAATCGGCGACAACTGCACATTGTATCATGGTGTAACTCTCGGCGGCACCTCCTGGGCCAAAGAGAAGCGCCATCCCACCCTTGGTAATGATGTGGTGATCGGTTCCGGGGCTAAAATCCTTGGTCCGTTTGTGGTTGGCAGCGGCAGCAAAGTGGGCTCCAACTCGGTCGTCGTCAAAGAGGTGCCGGAAAAGGCCACTGTCGTCGGTGTGCCGGGGCGGATGGTTTTAAGTGAAGAGGAGCGTCGCCAACAGGAAAAACAGCACCGCTTTGATCTTGAGCATGGTCGTTTGCCGGACCCCCAGGCTCAGGCCATCAGCCGCCTGTTTGAACAAATTCGTTCGCTCGAACAGCAGGTCGGTCAATTGCAGGACCAACAGAAAGTCTTAACCGACCAACTGCGTCAGGCGAACCTCAACGAAAAAAGAAGGGCTTAACCATGCGGCTGTCAACCAAAGCTCAATATGCCGTGCGTGCCATGGTGCGTTTAAGCCTTGAGCAGAAAGATGCCCCGGTCTCCATTCGGGAAATTTCCAATCATGAAGATATCTCTCTGACCTACCTCGAACAATTATTTGCCAAGCTGCGCCGTGGTGAGTTGGTGCGCAGCGTGCGTGGCCCCGGTGGTGGTTATGTGTTGGCCCGGCCTCCTGCCGAGATCAAGGTCGATCAGATTATTGACAGTGTTGAAGAAACCCTGATCCCGGTGTCCTGCATGGATGAATCCGGCAATTGCGCCTGTATGGATCAGTGTGTAACCCATACCGTCTGGCAGGAACTCGGCGAACGGATTCGCGGATTTCTGTCATCGGTTTCGATTGAGGACCTGACCAAAGAGGCTCAGAAACGGATTCGGCAGCAACATGCCGAGCAAAGTGACGATAGCAAGTAAACAGAGGGTTTAATCGTGAAAAACGTTTATCTGGACAACAACGCAACCACCCCGGTTCTTCCTGAGGTGGTTGATGCGTTACTACCTTTTTATCAGCATGCATATGGCAATCCCTCCAGCATTCACTGGGCGGGGCGCGATGTTAAAGGCGCGGTGGATTGCGCCCGTCAGCAGGTGGCCGACCTGATCCATGCCTCCGCGCAGGAGATTGTTTTTACCGGTTGTGGCAGTGAAGGGGACAACCAGGCTCTGATCGGCAGTTATGAAACTCTCAAGGAGCAGGGCAATCATATCATCACAACTGCCGTGGAACATCCGGCGGTTCTCGATACCTGCCGTTATCTGGAGAAAAAAGGCGCCCGGGTGACCTATCTGGGCGTGGACAGCAAAGGGATGCTCGATCTGGCTGAGCTTGAAGCGGCTATTACCGAGCAAACCATCCTCATTTCCATCATGTGGGCCAACAACGAAACCGGCTGTTTGTTTCCCATTGCCGACATCGGTCGGATTGCCCGCAAACATCAGGTCCGTTTTCATTGCGATGCTGTTCAGGCGTTGGGAAAAGTGCCCATTGACGTGGCTGAATGCGGTGTTGACCTGATGGTGTTTTCCGGCCATAAAATCGGTGCGCCCAAAGGGGTGGGCGCTTTGTATGTGCGTGACGGAATTGAACTGGAGTCGCTGATTCATGGTGGCCATCAGGAACAAGGGCGTCGGGCCGGTACGTTGAACGTCGCGGGGATCGTCGGCTTCGGCAAGGCCTGTGCGCTGGCGCAACAGCAGTTTGATGACGATGTTGTGCGTATGAAGCAGTTGCGCGACCGATTGCAGCAAGGTGTCCTGGCACTGCCGGACGTTTATCTCAA
This region of uncultured Desulfuromonas sp. genomic DNA includes:
- the cysE gene encoding serine O-acetyltransferase gives rise to the protein MLSVTPNSTHQRRLHVFKTLKEDIDAVFQRDPAVRSTLEVVVCYPGFHALQLHRLAHKLWNIKWYFLARCISQFGRFVTGIEIHPGARIGRGFFIDHGMGVVIGETAEIGDNCTLYHGVTLGGTSWAKEKRHPTLGNDVVIGSGAKILGPFVVGSGSKVGSNSVVVKEVPEKATVVGVPGRMVLSEEERRQQEKQHRFDLEHGRLPDPQAQAISRLFEQIRSLEQQVGQLQDQQKVLTDQLRQANLNEKRRA
- a CDS encoding Rrf2 family transcriptional regulator — encoded protein: MRLSTKAQYAVRAMVRLSLEQKDAPVSIREISNHEDISLTYLEQLFAKLRRGELVRSVRGPGGGYVLARPPAEIKVDQIIDSVEETLIPVSCMDESGNCACMDQCVTHTVWQELGERIRGFLSSVSIEDLTKEAQKRIRQQHAEQSDDSK
- a CDS encoding methyl-accepting chemotaxis protein; its protein translation is MKNLNVSMKIFVLSMALVVGFTLTIGWVYSSLKDHLYHAKNIEIKHSVESAWSIVDFYAHSYKNGEMTLEQAQDAAKDAIGHSRFDNGNNYFWIQDDTPTMVMHPIKPDLNGKSLSGITDPNGKALFVEMARVAGKDGEGYVEYQWSKPGATKPVGKASFVKLQPDWGWIVGAGLYLDDIQAELNAIFYAVLAVVGVVVILAMVLVYFVSRGISRPLKHAVEMLSSLEGGQLSSRMNLNQKDEVGQMAITMDKFADSLQNDIVASLRKLADGNLNFDVVPHSDKDEIRSALKELGNDMNEIMSQVQVAGEQIAAGSTEVSDSSQALSQGATESASSLEEISASMQELSSQIKLSADNAGQASQLAGQARTAADNGKDSMQDMIGAMDDISASGQDIAKIIKVIDEIAFQTNLLALNAAVEAARAGQHGKGFAVVAEEVRNLAARSAKAASETAELIEGSVKKAENGVTIADRTASGFNDIVDSIVKVTDLVAEIASASNEQAQGIQQVSIGLSQIDQVTQQNTASAEEGAAAAEELSSQADQLRQMLGRFVLKKGHGRAVVYQPEPAPAPVGWQEPDVPVERVAYERKPHAAPTERPAEQDDVRISLDDEEFGRY
- the nifS gene encoding cysteine desulfurase NifS; its protein translation is MKNVYLDNNATTPVLPEVVDALLPFYQHAYGNPSSIHWAGRDVKGAVDCARQQVADLIHASAQEIVFTGCGSEGDNQALIGSYETLKEQGNHIITTAVEHPAVLDTCRYLEKKGARVTYLGVDSKGMLDLAELEAAITEQTILISIMWANNETGCLFPIADIGRIARKHQVRFHCDAVQALGKVPIDVAECGVDLMVFSGHKIGAPKGVGALYVRDGIELESLIHGGHQEQGRRAGTLNVAGIVGFGKACALAQQQFDDDVVRMKQLRDRLQQGVLALPDVYLNGHVDNRLPNTLNVSFSFIEGEGLLLYMDMVGIAASSGSACTSGSDGPSHVLAAMGVEDAMLHSSVRFSLGPQTTQDEVDYVLEQLPPIVDKLREMSPMFDRDISSDCLVVECEIDPH
- the ilvA gene encoding threonine ammonia-lyase, biosynthetic; the encoded protein is MHTMLRMILTSRVYDAAVETPLESAATLSATLNNHIWLKREDLQPVFSFKLRGAYNRMAQLTEEEKRRGVIAASAGNHAQGVAFSARQLGIKAVIVMPATTPAIKVSAVKGYGAQVVLHGDNYSEAAERCTALIEESGMVFIHPFDDDYVIAGQGTIGDEILRQSAGRLDAIFVPVGGGGLIAGIASFIKAVCPDVKVIGVEPEDSDAMSRSLEFGSRISLDSVGIFADGVAVREVGQRTFELCRQYVDDMVRVNTDEICSGIKTIYQETRSIVEPAGALAVAGLQKYVQENGISGQHLVAVNSGANMNFDRLRYVAERTQIGEKKEALYAVTIPERPGALRHLCTTLLNERNITEFNYRLAGRKDAYIFVGLSVRDSQERLDFLSLLQNNGYDCLDMTDNDLAKTHIRYMVGGHSRQVGKEFLYRFWFPERPGALARFLSAMGSNWNISLFHYRAQGGDFGRVLVGLEVPEDQHDQLTAFLDHLGYYYIEETFNPAYKRFLQGG